One window from the genome of Pieris napi chromosome 3, ilPieNapi1.2, whole genome shotgun sequence encodes:
- the LOC125063416 gene encoding uncharacterized protein LOC125063416: MGNKRKKYSCSRNAKSAANARQSKRCHAAVVAFNTGKPQYNLYQTNFKQSPRKAVKILELRRRRRNIHRRRQGPKRKIIFSNENRDYGEKCQKPDLSPEQYDIAKSLFLSNLKELVENRHAVERDTVLQAESALWLELRRCLLTASSFSKICKRRPNISSAPLVKSIVYSYSLDKVPAIEYGKSNEKSAIDQLQQQENIVVEKCGLFIDKEHYFLGASPDGLYNQGIIEIKCPYSARNMDAEEAIRQRKIKFWKLDGTVNTNHDWYYQIQGQLHISEKKLCLFAVWTGQQFPLKVEVISRDEGFWCQKMKPKLINFYEKCLLPEYIDPRKSRSMPIRSTCL, translated from the exons ATGGGTAACAAACGCAAAAAATATAGTTGCAGTAGAAATGCGAAGTCTGCAGCGAACGCCAGGCAATcaaaaag gtgCCATGCTGCGGTTGTTGCATTTAATACCGGTAAACCACAGTACAATTTATACCAAACTAACTTCAAACAAAGTCCGAGGAAAGCTGTAAAAATTCTGGAGTTGCGCCGGCGTAGGCGCAATATTCATCGCCGCCGTCAAGGTCctaaaaggaaaataatatttagtaatgaGAACCGAGACTACGGAGAGAAATGCCAAAAACCAGATTTGAGTCCAGAGCAGTACGACATAGCCAAAAGTTTGTTTTTGTCTAATTTGAAAGAACTTGTGGAAAATCGTCATGCCGTTGAACGTGACACGGTATTACAAGCTGAAAGTGCGTTGTGGCTAGAGCTCCGTAGATGCCTGTTGACAGCCTCATCATTCAGCaag atttgcaAGAGACGACCCAACATAAGCTCAGCACCTCTTGTGAAGTCCATCGTATACTCGTATTCGTTGGACAAAGTGCCAGCCATAGAATATGgtaaaagtaatgaaaaatcTGCTATAGACCAACTACAGCAACAAGAAAACATCGTTGTGGAAAAGTGTGGACTTTTCATCGACAAAGAGCATTATTTCTTGGGTGCATCTCCCGATGGTCTCTACAACCAGggaattattgaaataaaatgtccATATTCTGCACGCAACATGGATGCTGAGGAAGCGATAAGGCAgcgcaaaattaaattttggaaATTGGACGGCACCGTTAATACCAACCACGATTGGTATTACCAAATTCAGGGGCAGCTTCACATTAG CGAAAAGAAATTGTGTCTTTTTGCTGTGTGGACTGGTCAACAATTTCCACTTAAAGTGGAAGTAATATCAAGGGACGAGGGTTTTTGGTGCCAAAAAATGAAACCGAAATTAATCAATTTCTACGAAAAGTGCCTCTTACCTGAATATATCGACCCCAGGAAAAGCCGGTCGATGCCAATCAGGAGCActtgtttgtaa